The Methanocaldococcus infernus ME region CTATTGGTTTATTATTAATTTCAAAAAAAGTAACTATATCTTTTTCTTCGTTAAAATCTATAATATAAAAAACTCTATTAAAAAGAAACATATTTATTGTTGGCGCATAAGTTACTAAAACTTTTCCTTTTAAAAAACTTAATTTTGAATATTTTATTTTATTTGAAAGATCTTTTAAAAGTTTTATAATTTTAGGTTTTTCTAAAAAGACGACACCTTGTTTAGGTAAGGTATTTAAAAACACTTCCCTTTTCATGTTTAAATATTTAATATCATTATTAATATTATTTCTGATAAATGGATTATCCCACTTTTTATTTAGTAAATCCTTTATTGCTCTTTTAGTAACTTTATATTTGTTAGGTTCATATATTTTTAAATAAACAAACTTAGTTAATAAACTTCCAAAATACTCGCTTTTTCTTTCTCTATATACATTTTCCAAATAAATTTCATTTCTTGTAGCAAAATATTCCCTATTTGGAGAATAGTAATATTTTATTGGATGCGAATATTTCTTATAAATCTTTTTTATCTTTGTTTTATATTTTTTTATTCTTAGATAATATTCAACTTCATCACCATATAAAAAAAACTTATAATCTACAAATCCCAATTTTTTTATAATATGTCTCTTAAAGCAAACATAATGAAAAAACCAAAAATTATTTTTTTCTTTGAAATCTTCATCTACATTGAACGGTTGAGTTATTGTATTTTTATTACTTTCCTTAACAAGAGATTCGATCAAGTCTTCATCAATAGGATATGCATCATTATCATTTAAAATAATATATTCATATCCTTTTTCATAAGCATATTTTTGTCCAATATAAAATCCCCCAGCTCCTCCATAATTATCTTTTAATTTTATTAAGATTATATTTGGAAATTCTTTTTTTAACCTTTCAAATGTATTGTCTTTAGAATTGTTATCTACAATTATTA contains the following coding sequences:
- a CDS encoding glycosyltransferase, whose amino-acid sequence is MNKIKKPEIKEVYDPYVKNNKKRKKVAIVMPTYNQYEATRKNIIFLKKQSLVPDIIIVDNNSKDNTFERLKKEFPNIILIKLKDNYGGAGGFYIGQKYAYEKGYEYIILNDNDAYPIDEDLIESLVKESNKNTITQPFNVDEDFKEKNNFWFFHYVCFKRHIIKKLGFVDYKFFLYGDEVEYYLRIKKYKTKIKKIYKKYSHPIKYYYSPNREYFATRNEIYLENVYRERKSEYFGSLLTKFVYLKIYEPNKYKVTKRAIKDLLNKKWDNPFIRNNINNDIKYLNMKREVFLNTLPKQGVVFLEKPKIIKLLKDLSNKIKYSKLSFLKGKVLVTYAPTINMFLFNRVFYIIDFNEEKDIVTFFEINNKPIDKLKFLFYTIYFFIYLNLILFLTKKNCNFFKKVNEGDLKCKN